The following are from one region of the Harpia harpyja isolate bHarHar1 chromosome 4, bHarHar1 primary haplotype, whole genome shotgun sequence genome:
- the SUGT1 gene encoding protein SGT1 homolog isoform X1 — protein sequence MAAAPPPPLRFSDGDVDRDPGAAAQELTTALEKNPDDAEYYCQRAYAYILLQKYADAVADAKKSLELNPNNAVALLRKGLGEYHIKNYASALESFREGQRLDDVDDTFTIWIKRCEETLNASQTEVNTQQQPLPPKIKYDWYQTESQVIVTIMIKNAQKDDVSVQFLEKEMNASVRLPSGEDYNLKLVLLHSIVPEQSTFKVLSTKVEIKMKKPEAVRWEKLEGQGDSPKLKQFTPDTQHLYPSSSHYTRNWDKLVVEIKEEEKNEKLEGDAALNKLFQQIYSDGTDEVKRAMNKSFMESGGTVLSTNWSDVGKRKVEVNPPDDMEWKKF from the exons ATggcggcggctcctcctcctcctctgcg GTTCTCGGACGGGGACGTCGACCGGGACCCGGGGGCAGCGGCGCAG GAACTGacaacagctttggaaaagaatCCAGATGATGCCGAATATTATTGTCAACGAGCTTATGCTTATATTCTTCTACAGAAATACGCTG ATGCAGTTGCAGATGCAAAGAAGTCCCTGGAACTCAACCCCAATAATGCTGTAGCGCTCCTTAGAAAAGG GTTAGGTGAATATCATATCAAAAACTATGCATCTGCTTTAGAGTCTTTCAGAGAGGGACAGAGGTTGGACG ATGTAGATGATACCTTTACTATTTGGATTAAAAGATGTGAAGAAACACTAAATG catCACAGACAGAAGTG AATACACAGCAGCAACCTCTGCCACCAAAGATCAA ataTGACTGGTACCAAACAGAATCTCAAGTAATTGTGACTATAATGATCAAGAATGCACAGAAGGATGATGTCAGTGTGCAGTTCTTGGAGAAAGAG ATGAATGCATCAGTGAGACTTCCATCAGGTGAAGACTACAACTTAAAGCTTGTTCTTCTTCATTCTATAGTGCCAGAGCAAAGTACATTTAAAGTGCTTTCAACAAAG gttgagataaaaaTGAAGAAGCCAGAGGCTGTAAGATGGGAGAAGCTGGAGGGCCAGGGAGATTCTCCTAAGTTAAAGCAATTTACACCAG ATACCCAGCACTTATATCCATCATCTTCTCACTATACAAGGAACTGGGACAAACTGGTAGTTGAAAtcaaagaagaggagaagaatgAGAAGTTAGAAGGAGATGCTGCTTTAAATAAACTCTTCCAGCAAATTTATTCAGATGGTACAGATGAAGTGAAACGTGCCATGAACAAATCGTTT ATGGAGTCTGGAGGCACAGTTCTGAGCACCAACTGGTCTGATGTTGGTAAAAGGAAGGTAGAAGTAAATCCTCCTGATGACATGGAATGGAAAAAATTCTAA
- the SUGT1 gene encoding protein SGT1 homolog isoform X2, giving the protein MCCFYNAVADAKKSLELNPNNAVALLRKGLGEYHIKNYASALESFREGQRLDDVDDTFTIWIKRCEETLNASQTEVNTQQQPLPPKIKYDWYQTESQVIVTIMIKNAQKDDVSVQFLEKEMNASVRLPSGEDYNLKLVLLHSIVPEQSTFKVLSTKVEIKMKKPEAVRWEKLEGQGDSPKLKQFTPDTQHLYPSSSHYTRNWDKLVVEIKEEEKNEKLEGDAALNKLFQQIYSDGTDEVKRAMNKSFMESGGTVLSTNWSDVGKRKVEVNPPDDMEWKKF; this is encoded by the exons ATGTGCTGCTTTTACA ATGCAGTTGCAGATGCAAAGAAGTCCCTGGAACTCAACCCCAATAATGCTGTAGCGCTCCTTAGAAAAGG GTTAGGTGAATATCATATCAAAAACTATGCATCTGCTTTAGAGTCTTTCAGAGAGGGACAGAGGTTGGACG ATGTAGATGATACCTTTACTATTTGGATTAAAAGATGTGAAGAAACACTAAATG catCACAGACAGAAGTG AATACACAGCAGCAACCTCTGCCACCAAAGATCAA ataTGACTGGTACCAAACAGAATCTCAAGTAATTGTGACTATAATGATCAAGAATGCACAGAAGGATGATGTCAGTGTGCAGTTCTTGGAGAAAGAG ATGAATGCATCAGTGAGACTTCCATCAGGTGAAGACTACAACTTAAAGCTTGTTCTTCTTCATTCTATAGTGCCAGAGCAAAGTACATTTAAAGTGCTTTCAACAAAG gttgagataaaaaTGAAGAAGCCAGAGGCTGTAAGATGGGAGAAGCTGGAGGGCCAGGGAGATTCTCCTAAGTTAAAGCAATTTACACCAG ATACCCAGCACTTATATCCATCATCTTCTCACTATACAAGGAACTGGGACAAACTGGTAGTTGAAAtcaaagaagaggagaagaatgAGAAGTTAGAAGGAGATGCTGCTTTAAATAAACTCTTCCAGCAAATTTATTCAGATGGTACAGATGAAGTGAAACGTGCCATGAACAAATCGTTT ATGGAGTCTGGAGGCACAGTTCTGAGCACCAACTGGTCTGATGTTGGTAAAAGGAAGGTAGAAGTAAATCCTCCTGATGACATGGAATGGAAAAAATTCTAA